Proteins encoded within one genomic window of Triticum aestivum cultivar Chinese Spring chromosome 2D, IWGSC CS RefSeq v2.1, whole genome shotgun sequence:
- the LOC123052654 gene encoding uncharacterized protein, giving the protein MWRWGTGRGGRVGLEAPVVASTRQAWDSRWRAASRWSWSWRAASASSTRTSPGCRTGRGSSNFLFIRLPFDKMFPDVRTGHTFARYMRALLCPTCTRMPRSPSRRRLRTCTCTTTRDLGSFFVASKFEMFLWELV; this is encoded by the exons ATGTGGAGATGGGGCACGGGGAGGGGAGGGCGAGTCGGCCTGGAGGCCCCGGTTGTGGCTTCGACTAGGCAGGCCTGGGACTCGCGGTGGCGGGCGGCCTCGCGCTGGAGCTGGTCCTGGCGGGCGGCCTCGGCCTCGTCCACACGGACTTCTCCTGGTTGTCGAACCGGTCGAG GGTCATCCAACTTCTTGTTTATCAGGCTACCGTTTGATAAAAT GTTTCCTGACGTCCGGACCGGTCATACTTTTGCAAG ATACATGCGAGCATTGCTGTGTCCAACCTGCACAAGAATGCCAAGAAGTCCTTCTCGGAGAC GATTAAGGACATGTACCTGCACTACAACGAGAGATCTGGGCTCCTTCTTTGTGGCTTCCAAATTTGAAATGTTTCTTTGGGAGTTAGTTTAG